In the Doryrhamphus excisus isolate RoL2022-K1 chromosome 2, RoL_Dexc_1.0, whole genome shotgun sequence genome, tcctcctagctgtgaggtctgcgcgctaaccactcgtccgccacgCCGCCCTTCCAAGCAATtaattcctgtttttttcagtCTCTGTCTTGTATATGTAAAAACACACTATTAAGTACAAgttctattattattacacgATTAAGTATTACACTATTAAGTATTAAGTTCAACCTACATCACATCCATTATACTTGTTTTGGGTAGTGCAGGTGCACCTAATATGGAGCTTGGTCTGACATGTGACATTGGCTGCTTTGATGTACTAATACCACCCCCTGTTGTAAaaatgtgcaggtgtacctaatattgagTCTAGTGTACTGATGTACTAATGCTACCCTCTGTTGGCCATAAAAGGGAACGTTTCTCATCCCAGCAGCTGAGAGTCTATGGGGGCTTTTGtgaaaagtcatatttagatttttttttttttgtcaatttaatGGACCAGCGGTCActattactttactttacacgAGAtcgaaataaaaatattaataataataataataatacattttatttgtatagcgcttttcaaaatactcaaagacacttgagttgaataaaagcaagtaaacagattAAAAGATACATACATACGGGGCACATGTTATGCTATTTTGCTCAGCACATTTATATATAACTGTACacatctaatgagatccaacacAAAAGTTGCTTAAAAATTCTGCCTAACCCTGCTCAGTTTAAATTGACGGTCATTTTTGTGGTTGTTTCTAATAATCTGGTCACTATCTGTGAAAATGAGCTAGCAAAATATGATGCTGTTAATATATAATCACATACAACCTAAAAGCATTGATACGTATTGCCATGTCATTAGTATTCCATACATGCACGCGTCTATTTAATCtgtcaaactttatttttcctcattatgcCATTTCCACACTGTGGAGCAGTTCCAGCGTTTGCTCCTCCATTTGAGAAACATAGTTGGTTTCCATGCCAACCACGAGTGCAATCTCCGGAGCAAACACTCAGCAAAGACCAGTAGAAATTAATGACTTAAATAGAGGTTCGAGCAAACGATGGAAGAAGGTTTTAAAAGGCAGCAAACGAAAAAAGAGCCGCTTTGACTTTGAATGTTACTGTATTGACGTCTCATTTTTGGTCTCTATTTCCAAGGATTCAAGGATATTGGAGTCAAACAAATAGATAAATATCAGAATGATTTGAAAATTCTCACACAACTCAATACGCTGTCCAATATCACCCAGAGTAACTTTCAGGTGTTTAGCCaaatcaccacaaaatttggtacacccCTTTAGGAGACTGACAAGTGCATGTCGTTAAAATGTGATCAAGATCAAGCAAAACCTCTTAGCAATTTAGCAAATAATTGTCCGTAGttcaatatatgtatgtatgtcttgCCAAActattttgaccacaacccataaAGGGAACCACAAATCTTTAATCTCAAGCCTCGAGTCaaatctcaagtcaagacaagaaaGGTTGAATCAAGTCCGAAGTTGTAGGctggaatttttttaaatccttaTAAGGCATAAGcactgtttattcattcattcatgagggttgcgggggtgctggagcctatttcagctgtcttcgggtggggtacacccaggactggtggccagccaatcacagggcacatatagacaaacaaccattcacactcacattcatacctatggacaatttggagtcgctaattaacctagcatgtttttggaatgtgggaggaaaccggagaaaacccacacatgcacatatttcgactatgaagccctctaagaAAAAACATTAACAATGTTTTAgcgttttatatacatattgtGATCATGCAAggacaagtacattgatgataatgTGTAATACTTatagtatcttgccgtattaaCATTACCGAATCttaatagcatgtttttggaatgtgggaggaaaccggagaaacccacgcatgcacggggacaacatgcaaacatgagtgtggaatcgaactcaggtctcctagctgtgtggcctgcgcactaaccactcgtccagcaAATAAAATACCTCGTAATTTGACCCATCCCGGTGTTAATCACTGCCACTCTCCAGAAGTCCAtacctttgttttgtttgttcttaaacccGATTGGACGTCAACAGATTCATTCAATGAGTCGGTTTCTTTTGGAAAATATGCTGCCTTGCCAATCTTGTTtgttgaatactttgaatagggacacattttactcaacattcattcattcaatttctaccgcttttcctcacgagggtcacagggcgtgctggagcctatcccagctgtcttcgggcaagaggcggggtacaaactggactggtggccagccaatcacagggcacatatagacaaacaaccattcacactcacattcatacctatggacaatttggagtcgccaattaacctagcatgtttttggaaggtgggaggaaaccggagcacccggtgaaaacccacgcatgcacggggagaacatgcaaactccacacagagatggccgagggtggagttgaaccctggtctcctagctgcgaggtctgtgcgctaaccactcgagtcAAGTCCCAAGTCACTGATGCCAAAGTCCAAAAGTTAAATTGCAAGGCTTTGCTGCTATTGTCACTTTGTTTTCAAAGCCATCCAATTTTTACCAGATAATATTTGTACATTAGTATTAGTGTGTTATGAGAGATTTAGCTCCCTAAAAATGCTAAGTACAATGAAGTGAAGTCACTCCTCTAGTTCCTGTGTAGGTTGtattaaagaaaagaaaaaaaaaacttcctggAGACACAAAAGAGTGAGTGACGCTGAGATTGCTCAGTTGCCACTCACACCCATCCCAACTTGGGGAAGCACAAACCCGCCTGCATGTTGCACTTCTGGTGTTGCTCACTTAGAGTGGAGGAGGCTATTGTGACATATGTCACCCTAGTGAACGGCCACAACAACATTAAGTAAGTGGATGCTCTCCTTTTAAAGCAGATTTTCCAGAATTATTTAGCGAATCTTCTTTGCTCTTTCACTTTTctgcatttttatattttatacatgctaatgtttaaaattcaccaagatgatttattattattattattctgttgtCTTCCTTCTGATTGAAGGTTTTGCAGATCCAAGCTAAAAATGATGCTGTCTGACCAGAAAGGTCCGTGAACTGACATCATGAGCTTCCTCTGACCACTGAGTCTCAACCATGAGCGGAAAGGGTTGCCAGCTCATGGTGTCGCCATGTACCGTGTCCCCATCGCTAAGGAAGATCGGCAGGCACGGGTCCCAATCCGTCAAGGCACCCGCGGCTTCCCCTCACTGGGAATGTCCCACCTTCCCAGGCGTGGACAAGTCTACTACCGGGAAACAGAGCGGCAGCCACATCGCCCTGCCGAGTCTGAGCCTCCGCAGGAAGGTGTTGACTAATGGGAAGCATGGCACTAAGCTCTCATCCCTGCACCAGACGGAGCTTCCGGACACAACCATGCAGAGAGGTAATGGAGTGAAGACCTCCGCCAAAGGCCAAATTATCATAATCCTAATCTGCATACAATTCTGTGTAATAGCTTTTGCATAATCGTGAATCTGACATTAGCttaacgcaggggtctcaaacacgcggcccgggggacaaatgtggcccgcaggacactagtttgaggcccccgccttgatatgaaagtttaatgttagtgcggcccgtgcaagtttgatatggatgctgtatggtatcatgtacccagaaaaaattattacgtttgattaatgttcatgttaaaggttaaataactgttaatagttatcctccctatccgtgtggaagtggtaagtttttggctatttaagtttaaaggaaataacttgaaggctactgtttaggtcactagctctctagtttgcgagttagcatgtgtctcaagaccctgcagttgcgcaataagttgtaaataaaaagagtataaatgtgactatagttgtgttttgtcatgtctacagggctctaataatgctttcttaattttaatctgaaaaaaattatttgtctacccaccaactatatgtggtttcttaagtttttattatttgccgttttattattattattatatttatttatttattactgattgattgatttgattctttattattattattatctttatttattctttattcttgatttgtttatttatttttcatcttattttgtgaagaaaaataaaaagtaagatatttgagaacagtggaatgttttatctgagcttttattgtagaaaattggaaccaaagcgaagtttttttaattttttgttttttaataaatgtgtgtttttgggttttttttttttttggaaaacctgatgcggcccagtctcacccagacccgagctccagtggcccccaagtaaattgagtttgagacccctggcttaacgtgtttataaatgtgttttttcaagCACACTTCCTTTCAATCATCTGACGCCCAGCATTCATACAAACCATAGTTTGTCTTCAACGTGAAGCTGAAATTACCTTTGCAGATTTAAATGTTTCTTTTCCTCTGAGGTCCAGGTCCTAGCGGGTCCCGCATCCAAAAACCCCAAACCCTATTCGTCTTCAGTGAAGCTGAAATTAGcatcatgttttcttttttttatgtgttattttctcaaGTTGTTGCGCCTTCACAGAAGTACCCCTACCCCTACAAGCTGAAGACAGCTTgccagttgttgttgtttttttggctagtttttttttttcaaggtgcAGCACCTCATTGGAAGTTCTCCGGcgtacaaaaacacagcagaagtTTAAATATGTAATCAACCAAGCAAAACACAATCACCGACTTCTCACATTCCCCCTACGTGCGGTCATACAGGCTGACCTCTTTGAGCTCTCATTTATTGATAATTAACCGAGCATAAAGCTGTTGCCTAAAGTCAGTTTGTTCAAAGTGAGTGGAAGCTGAACTGAACTCATTAGTGATTAACACGGCACAAGGGTGTCTTTGCCCGCTCGGGTTACCAAGGGAAATTCTGTAGCAAAAAACTGACTTAAGATCTATATTTCTTTGGATAGGGAAACGGTAGAAAAAGTCTGTAAACCAGCTTGGTTAACTTCCATTATGTAGACAACGTTTATTCATTCTGAGGCTTTTGTGACCATCAGGTTGTGCCGTCTCCAGGCCTGGCATTGAGGTTCTTGGACATCCAGCTACTTCAAACCTAACAGTGACCAGCATCCCAATGTCAATCCATTCATACGATGTCACGTCAAGAGCGGCTCATCACCCTCCACTTGATGCCAGGTGTGCGACACTGACATCAGCAAGTGCACCAAAGCATATGGGTGTtgttataatggtaatggtaatggtaatggttttatttcgtttgaacatgcatcagattacaattgagtgcatcccataatcagttcacagttccacatgtccaaaaggagtaggaagaagcaaagcttattaaatcctacccctccatctggtacttttacagtcagtaactgttacatttgttcacttcctgctttccataatacagtttaagttttttttttttttttaataatgtacctcgtaccgaagtacgataATAAAGGTTCCTTACAGACGAATAGAGCAGAGGAaactaaatataatacaatatgcTAGACATGATTAGGATTTTGGCACAGCCaggattttaatatttaaaaaaaaacaatccaattaCATGCTAACCCgttaaatatcattaaaaacaaaaaacagcttaCATGTGTTACAGGTGACTAAGTAAATGGTTTgtgattgttttattaattaattggtatgttacatttgttcacttcctgctttccataatacagtttaaggttgttgtttttttgttttttacgtaccaggtgatatgaccatacaatgacataatgtgtaccatagtaagtgtcaatatagtgatatatatagcacatcatgactggttcaagattcttcatccttgtatttagcaaacatcaactgcttgtattgtttcttgaattggctcatcgttgtgcattgtttgatttccttactcaatccattccatagtttgattccacatactgaaatgctatggctttttaacgtagtcctagcatataagtgtttcaaatgtacttcttccctgagatcatatttctcctctcttgtagagaagtattggatgacatgttTAGGTAATTGTTATGTACGATGATTGTTTTTCAGGTCCTTGCTATCCAGAGAATCCCTGGCGTCAACCACCCTCAGTCTCTTCGAAACCCAGTCGGTGTTTAGCAGCAGGCACGACTGGCCATTTGGCTACCGCGTGCTCCCTCCACTGGGACAGGCGCCATGCTCCACACAGGCTGGCGAGGGCGGCGAGCAGCTCGTCCTCCCACCTGGCACGGCCATGTCCGGCACGACGGCATCAAGCACATCAGCTTCCCTGCCCTCGTACCTTTTCACAGGGGATTCCGGTAGCCCCAGACAACCAAAGAAGAGAGCGCTTTCCATGTCACCGTTGTCTGACATGATGGGGATTGATTTCAACTCCATCATTCGTACCTCGCCTACGTCGCTTGTGGCTTACATCAATGGCTCCCGAAGCTCGCCGGCCTCCCACCCAACACTCTCTCCTGTCCACTCCGACAGTTACGGCCACTTCTTGGGGGTAAAGGGCTCCTGGATCCCTCAGCCTCATTCCCACTTTGTCCCTAACTCCTCACATACTCTTGCTCCGTTGGACGAGTGCACAAAAGTTCTCGAAGAAAGCGCTGTTCTGGAGAATCACGCTAACATGATAGTGGAGCACAGAACTTCAGAGACCAGTAGACCAGAGGCTAGGAACATTCTGCCACCTGTGCAGCTACAACCAGGACAACTGACTGCTCAAGAATCAACCGTTCCTCAGGGACCACCACCACCTTACCACTCCCATCAGCACATCCACCACCTTCCCAGAAGTTATCACAAGATAAAGACTCAAGATCTGCTCAGCCAGGGTCCACCCCGGCATGGACTCGGCTTTTTACCCCAGGTCCCGATgctggaggaagaagaaagtgAACTGGAAGACTACGGGTCCAACTGCTGCATGTGGATGGACTGCAGCGCCGTCTACGACCAAAAGGACGAGCTGGTGAGGCACATAGAACAGATACACGTGGACCACAGGAAGTCCGAGGACTTCACGTGCTACTGGACGGGCTGTCCTCGCAATCGTAAACCCTTCAACGCCCGTTACAAGCTTTTGATCCACATGAGGGTCCATTCAGGAGAGAAGCCCAACAAATGCAAGGTACAACTTCGTTTCAAACAATCAGACAGTATGCATAGCACTATTCTTTTAAAAAGTTAGAGCAGCCAAATACCTAAttagggataggatccagcacccccgcaaccctcgtgaggaaaaagcggtagaaaatgaatgaatgactgttatGTTGGTTTTATAGATGGGATATGTATTAGCTGTGTTAGCTCACAATGATTGTGGTGATGcaaaaaagtccaaacaaaGTGCTGTGCTGCCTCTGCTAACACCTTAGAAGTTACAAAATCCGTCCTCATTCCACAAAAACCTGCAAAACTCCAAGCTATTAAGCGTTTCCCCAAGAAGCGCTATTgtgcactttatccactttttacatatCGAGTGTAACTCTGCACTTGTCCGACATGAAAGATGCCATATattgcaaacaaaaacatgacattaaGGAACAGGTAGGGTACACTAACATCAGCAACGCTAGCATAGCTACATGGACAGtcatattttaacagcaacatcatgctaggttagcctatacCTGAAATAAAACCAACAGATAGTTGGCAGAAACCCATTTTAAGATGTTTAGCAAagcctgtttgtgtttgtttttttttttgttacaaagGGTGGCACATTATCGTATTACTGTTAGAGCatttttttaagtacattttgCATAACAGGGGAAGGCACAATCAGTCATgaaatgaaccaggaagtagcctgctccCTGACAACTAACAGATTAACAAAAAGAATATGGTGCTTTTCCTTTTTCTACCCTTTTCTCTCTTTTAGACATACTGCAAATGTTTCACTTcctattttctttacatttgttatcaaatattccaaattgtCTAAgactccctttttttttttttggccattcCTTTTCACTCCTGCTGGGAAATTACATCGGGACATAGATGAGTAATGCACAAACCTCTGGCCAGACACGCTTCATGTGTCCGCCATCAACCAGTCAATTATTAACAACGTGGCATAGCGGCAGGCCGACCTTTTGTGAGAAAAATCTTCACTTATTAGTCGAAGCCATCGTTGCCATGGGGCTGCAAGCACTGCTGACTTCAATGAAGCAGttcattttctattattattatctttgctGTGAAGTGATTTGGGCATACTG is a window encoding:
- the glis3 gene encoding zinc finger protein GLIS3, with the translated sequence MSGKGCQLMVSPCTVSPSLRKIGRHGSQSVKAPAASPHWECPTFPGVDKSTTGKQSGSHIALPSLSLRRKVLTNGKHGTKLSSLHQTELPDTTMQRGTSGCAVSRPGIEVLGHPATSNLTVTSIPMSIHSYDVTSRAAHHPPLDARSLLSRESLASTTLSLFETQSVFSSRHDWPFGYRVLPPLGQAPCSTQAGEGGEQLVLPPGTAMSGTTASSTSASLPSYLFTGDSGSPRQPKKRALSMSPLSDMMGIDFNSIIRTSPTSLVAYINGSRSSPASHPTLSPVHSDSYGHFLGVKGSWIPQPHSHFVPNSSHTLAPLDECTKVLEESAVLENHANMIVEHRTSETSRPEARNILPPVQLQPGQLTAQESTVPQGPPPPYHSHQHIHHLPRSYHKIKTQDLLSQGPPRHGLGFLPQVPMLEEEESELEDYGSNCCMWMDCSAVYDQKDELVRHIEQIHVDHRKSEDFTCYWTGCPRNRKPFNARYKLLIHMRVHSGEKPNKCKFKGCKKAFSRLENLKIHLRSHTGEKPYLCQHPGCSKAFSNSSDRAKHQRTHLDTKPYACQVAGCAKRYTDPSSLRKHVKSHSSAERQLRKKMKSTVDVTQHPLTDCLTIHHLHPSLSPPDNLTASSGATREPYSSSKQPQNSSHNPSLTLMRTLQENHRFGDHRLFCDDPYPPLPCLPHPPDGTSQDMKQRGLAPDPAADYSPELSGPMEALYCYDGLDASGHLMRVDDYSGGVNPNNEQSPLAYNAGFDV